From Streptomyces griseorubiginosus, one genomic window encodes:
- a CDS encoding beta-galactosidase, translating into MFQLPPRVLFGAAYYHEYQPYERLKDDLDLMAEAHFTVIRVGESVWSTWEPENGRFDLDWLQPVLDGAHERGISVILGTPTYAVPPWLARQYPEIAGESRTGERIGWGARQEVDLTHPAFRFHAERIIRRIVARYADHPAVIGYQVDNEPGLHLLHNHGVFQRFTDELRAQYGDVETLNREWGLVYWSHRLSTWADLWTPDGNVQPQYDLAWRRFQARLVTEFIDWQADIVREYAREGQFVTTCISYDRPGVEDDKLTARLDVTAGNPYYTMQDALELPDRGGDGQDWTTNGTWALYRSADRMYSSRQEPFLVTETNAQAIGYPWNNRPAYDGQWRQAAWALISRGASMIEYWHWHTLHFGAETYWGGILPHNGRPGRVYRELAVLGAELEKAGDLTASLTPDADVAFLYDGPSKWALQGQPALALADGSADGRSYETVFDAFYRGAFDAGLQTRILHPGQLPAAELPDVLVAPAFYAAADETLDRLKAYAEAGGHLILGPRTGYGDTEARARTDVQPGRLAAAAGVTYDEFSNLGAPLPVTGTDSLPLPPEARALHWADGLQPQGAEELASYDHPHFGRWPAVTTHRHGAGRITYVGTVPDPAFARALFEWTTPTTWRPAHPSVTASSATARDGRRVRFLHNWSWATVSVPVPAPLRDALTDEVHTDEVPLGPWDVKVLTDEGGW; encoded by the coding sequence ATGTTCCAGCTTCCACCCCGCGTCCTGTTCGGAGCCGCGTACTACCACGAGTACCAGCCGTACGAGCGGCTGAAGGACGACCTCGACCTGATGGCCGAGGCGCACTTCACCGTGATCCGGGTGGGCGAGTCGGTCTGGTCGACCTGGGAGCCCGAGAACGGCCGCTTCGACCTCGACTGGCTCCAGCCCGTCCTCGACGGCGCCCACGAGCGGGGCATCTCGGTGATCCTCGGGACGCCCACGTACGCCGTGCCACCGTGGCTGGCCCGCCAGTACCCGGAGATCGCGGGGGAGTCGCGCACCGGCGAGCGCATCGGCTGGGGCGCCCGGCAGGAGGTCGACCTCACCCACCCGGCGTTCCGCTTCCACGCCGAACGGATCATCCGCAGGATCGTCGCCCGGTACGCCGACCACCCGGCCGTGATCGGGTACCAGGTCGACAACGAACCCGGCCTCCATCTCCTGCACAACCACGGCGTGTTCCAGCGCTTCACCGACGAACTCCGTGCGCAGTACGGCGACGTGGAGACCCTCAACCGTGAATGGGGCCTCGTCTACTGGTCGCACCGGCTCTCCACCTGGGCCGACCTGTGGACCCCGGACGGCAACGTCCAGCCCCAGTACGACCTGGCCTGGCGCCGCTTCCAGGCCCGGCTCGTCACCGAGTTCATCGACTGGCAGGCCGACATCGTCCGCGAGTACGCGCGCGAGGGGCAGTTCGTCACCACCTGCATCTCCTACGACCGCCCGGGCGTCGAGGACGACAAGCTCACCGCACGGCTCGACGTCACCGCGGGCAACCCGTACTACACGATGCAGGACGCTCTCGAACTGCCCGACCGCGGCGGCGACGGACAGGACTGGACGACCAACGGGACCTGGGCGCTGTACCGCAGCGCCGACCGCATGTACTCCTCCCGCCAGGAGCCCTTCCTGGTCACGGAGACCAACGCCCAGGCGATCGGCTACCCGTGGAACAACCGTCCCGCCTACGACGGCCAATGGCGCCAGGCCGCCTGGGCGTTGATCTCCCGGGGCGCCTCGATGATCGAGTACTGGCACTGGCACACCCTGCACTTCGGCGCCGAGACCTACTGGGGCGGCATCCTCCCGCACAACGGCCGCCCCGGCCGGGTGTACCGGGAACTCGCCGTCCTGGGAGCGGAGTTGGAGAAGGCGGGCGACCTGACCGCATCCCTCACCCCGGACGCCGACGTCGCCTTCCTGTACGACGGCCCCAGCAAGTGGGCGCTCCAGGGCCAGCCGGCGCTCGCCCTGGCGGACGGCAGCGCCGACGGGCGGTCGTACGAGACCGTCTTCGACGCCTTCTACCGAGGCGCTTTCGACGCCGGCCTCCAGACGCGCATCCTCCACCCGGGCCAACTCCCCGCTGCCGAGCTGCCCGACGTCCTGGTCGCCCCCGCCTTCTACGCCGCCGCCGACGAGACCCTCGACCGTCTCAAGGCCTACGCCGAAGCGGGCGGCCACCTGATCCTCGGCCCCCGCACCGGCTACGGCGACACGGAGGCGCGGGCCCGCACCGACGTCCAGCCCGGCCGGCTCGCGGCGGCGGCCGGGGTGACGTACGACGAGTTCAGCAACCTGGGCGCCCCGCTCCCGGTGACCGGTACGGACAGCCTTCCGCTGCCGCCCGAGGCCCGCGCCCTGCACTGGGCCGACGGCCTCCAGCCGCAGGGCGCCGAGGAGTTGGCCTCCTACGACCACCCGCACTTCGGCCGCTGGCCGGCGGTCACCACCCACCGGCACGGCGCGGGCCGGATCACCTATGTCGGCACGGTCCCCGACCCCGCCTTCGCCCGCGCGCTCTTCGAGTGGACCACCCCCACCACCTGGCGCCCGGCCCACCCGAGCGTCACGGCAAGCTCCGCCACCGCCCGCGACGGCCGCCGCGTCCGGTTCCTGCACAACTGGTCGTGGGCCACGGTCTCGGTCCCGGTCCCGGCACCACTGCGGGACGCGCTGACGGACGAGGTGCACACCGATGAAGTCCCCCTCGGCCCCTGGGACGTCAAGGTCCTCACGGATGAAGGGGGTTGGTGA
- a CDS encoding carbohydrate ABC transporter permease codes for MMRTRIPLYGTLVLLLLAFLAPLLWALSGSFKPRGDIFAYPPRLLPDPFTLDNYQRLFSGQPFWRWFLMSTVVALVATTVSVFVCALAGYGFAKFRFAGKRLLFGVMFSSLSVPFAVILVPLFVILVKTGLGSPWFALIVPWVAPAFGIFMMQQYIVQSVPDSVLEAARIDGASEFGIFRTIVLPLLRPSLGALAVWQFLQSYNSFLWPLVLVSDSSQYTLPLGLQTLFVSEQRQYDLVLAGAVIAVVPAVALFVVLRKQLLEGLSTGAVKG; via the coding sequence ATGATGCGCACCCGCATACCCCTGTACGGCACGCTCGTCCTGCTGCTCCTCGCCTTCCTCGCCCCGCTGCTGTGGGCGCTGAGCGGCTCGTTCAAGCCGCGCGGCGACATCTTCGCCTACCCGCCCCGGCTGCTGCCCGACCCGTTCACCCTCGACAACTACCAACGCCTGTTCTCCGGGCAGCCGTTCTGGCGCTGGTTCCTCATGAGCACGGTCGTCGCCCTCGTCGCCACCACGGTCTCCGTGTTTGTGTGCGCCCTCGCCGGCTACGGCTTCGCCAAGTTCCGCTTCGCCGGGAAGCGGCTGCTGTTCGGCGTGATGTTCAGCTCGTTGTCGGTGCCGTTCGCGGTGATCCTGGTCCCGCTGTTCGTGATCCTCGTCAAGACCGGCCTCGGCAGCCCGTGGTTCGCGCTCATCGTGCCGTGGGTGGCACCCGCGTTCGGGATCTTCATGATGCAGCAGTACATCGTGCAGTCCGTCCCGGACTCCGTCCTGGAGGCCGCCCGCATCGACGGGGCGAGCGAGTTCGGCATCTTCCGCACCATCGTGCTGCCCCTGCTGCGGCCCTCGCTCGGCGCCCTCGCCGTCTGGCAGTTCCTCCAGAGCTACAACAGCTTCCTGTGGCCGCTGGTGCTGGTCTCCGACAGCTCCCAGTACACGCTGCCGCTCGGCCTCCAGACTCTCTTCGTCTCCGAGCAACGGCAGTACGACCTGGTGCTCGCCGGAGCCGTCATCGCCGTGGTTCCCGCGGTCGCCCTCTTCGTGGTCCTGCGCAAGCAGCTCCTCGAAGGACTGTCCACGGGGGCCGTCAAGGGCTGA
- a CDS encoding sugar ABC transporter permease, protein MTTAVAGHARTTDQRADETGTARRPRRSWAPYLFISPFYLLYVLFMLIPIAVSLWLSLTEWVGLGAPHWVGLRNYRNLFTDISFHRALGNTAVFVLVAVCVVVPLALLIAQALNARGLRARDLWRTAYFVPIVVSPILVALIFGLLFDRQFGLLNSILRALFGTGGVDWLGDPGLAKVSIALVMLWRWTGYLTVFFLAGLQNVPKELYEAAALDGAGRLRTFTTVTLPALKPVTAFVVVTSFIGAAQIFEEPYLLTGGGPAESTLSVTMFIYRAAFQRQQFGYAAAAAVVLFVLVFGLSQLFNRLLGIGRASA, encoded by the coding sequence ATGACCACCGCCGTCGCGGGCCACGCCCGCACCACCGACCAACGCGCCGACGAGACCGGTACCGCCCGGCGCCCCCGCCGGTCCTGGGCGCCGTACCTCTTCATCTCGCCCTTCTACCTCCTCTACGTCCTGTTCATGCTGATCCCGATCGCGGTCTCGCTGTGGCTCAGCCTCACCGAATGGGTCGGTCTCGGCGCCCCGCACTGGGTCGGCCTGCGCAACTACCGCAACCTGTTCACCGACATCAGCTTCCACCGGGCCCTCGGCAACACGGCCGTCTTCGTGCTCGTCGCCGTCTGTGTCGTGGTCCCGCTCGCGCTGCTGATCGCGCAGGCCCTCAACGCCCGTGGCCTGCGCGCCCGGGACCTGTGGCGCACCGCCTACTTCGTGCCGATCGTCGTCTCCCCGATCCTGGTCGCGCTCATCTTCGGGCTGCTCTTCGACCGGCAGTTCGGCCTGCTCAACTCGATCCTGCGGGCGCTGTTCGGGACCGGCGGCGTCGACTGGCTCGGCGACCCGGGCCTCGCCAAGGTGAGTATCGCGCTGGTGATGCTGTGGCGCTGGACGGGCTACCTCACGGTGTTCTTCCTCGCCGGACTCCAGAACGTGCCCAAGGAGTTGTACGAGGCCGCCGCGCTCGACGGCGCCGGACGGCTGCGCACCTTCACCACCGTCACCCTCCCCGCCCTGAAGCCCGTGACCGCGTTCGTCGTCGTCACCTCCTTCATCGGCGCCGCCCAGATCTTCGAGGAGCCGTACCTCCTCACCGGCGGCGGACCGGCCGAATCCACGCTCTCGGTCACGATGTTCATCTACCGGGCCGCCTTCCAGCGCCAGCAGTTCGGCTACGCGGCCGCCGCGGCCGTCGTGCTGTTCGTGCTGGTCTTCGGCCTCAGCCAGCTCTTCAACCGGCTCCTCGGCATCGGGAGGGCGTCCGCATGA
- a CDS encoding ABC transporter substrate-binding protein, whose product MFPAPPTRRTLLRGALGLGTAAALTACGAGTTTVRTSGDVTLSLWTHDPGYEAFFRKGIPEADRLTDFRYHLDVTRAGPADLVTKLLAQAVAGRGTPDTIGFEIGSFPRMLRGDIAPRLLHDLTPDIAGVPGLKDDLLPARLAPYSKDGGLYALDSDTPMVVYYYRDDLFSKWNLPTDTATWEEYAELGARVHQDHGASLCVVSTVGSDAGQVVQSFQMLLYQRGGAFFDADGELVLDSPEAEETLRFLCDGLRTGFVIDISDYYGAAMQTALKTNKVAGLPMAIWYKNYGLLPNVPEQKGRWRVRGLPRFTKGGGVTAALGGTGFGVVKDKANTEAAVDFLLNTWLTHEGQVRRFTETGYLPTRRSVYEDPALNATKDDFCGGQQLFRLYRSLLPDVPAFYQSPDQSILFDVLAGNLLRAYRGDVSPRQALKQTAADYRDQAGR is encoded by the coding sequence GTGTTCCCCGCACCCCCGACCCGCCGCACCCTGCTGCGCGGCGCCCTCGGCCTGGGCACCGCCGCCGCCCTCACCGCCTGCGGCGCCGGCACCACCACCGTCCGCACCTCCGGAGACGTGACCCTGTCCCTGTGGACCCACGACCCCGGCTACGAGGCCTTCTTCCGCAAGGGCATCCCGGAGGCCGACCGGCTCACCGACTTCCGCTACCACCTCGACGTCACCCGCGCGGGACCCGCCGACCTCGTCACCAAGCTCCTCGCCCAGGCCGTCGCCGGCCGCGGCACCCCCGACACGATCGGCTTCGAGATCGGCAGCTTCCCCCGCATGCTGCGCGGCGACATCGCGCCCCGCCTGCTGCACGACCTCACCCCCGACATCGCCGGCGTCCCAGGCCTGAAGGACGACCTGCTGCCCGCCCGCCTCGCCCCCTACAGCAAGGACGGCGGCCTCTACGCCCTCGACTCCGACACCCCGATGGTCGTCTACTACTACCGCGACGACCTGTTCTCGAAGTGGAACCTCCCCACGGACACGGCCACTTGGGAGGAGTACGCCGAACTCGGCGCCCGCGTGCACCAGGACCACGGCGCCTCCCTCTGTGTCGTCTCCACGGTCGGCAGCGACGCCGGACAGGTCGTCCAGTCCTTCCAGATGCTGCTCTACCAGCGCGGCGGCGCCTTCTTCGACGCCGACGGAGAACTGGTCCTCGACTCACCGGAGGCCGAGGAGACCCTGCGGTTCCTGTGCGACGGGCTGCGCACCGGCTTCGTCATCGACATCTCCGACTACTACGGGGCGGCCATGCAGACCGCCCTGAAGACGAACAAGGTCGCGGGGCTGCCCATGGCGATCTGGTACAAGAACTACGGCCTGCTCCCCAACGTGCCCGAGCAGAAGGGGAGATGGCGGGTCCGGGGCCTGCCCCGGTTCACGAAGGGCGGCGGAGTGACCGCGGCCCTCGGCGGCACCGGATTCGGTGTCGTCAAGGACAAGGCCAACACCGAGGCCGCCGTCGACTTCCTGCTCAACACCTGGCTCACCCACGAAGGCCAGGTCCGCCGCTTCACCGAGACCGGCTATCTGCCCACCCGCCGCTCCGTGTACGAGGACCCGGCCCTCAACGCCACGAAGGACGACTTCTGCGGCGGCCAGCAACTCTTCAGGCTCTACCGGTCGTTGCTGCCCGACGTCCCCGCCTTCTACCAGAGCCCCGACCAGTCGATCCTCTTCGACGTCCTCGCGGGCAACCTCCTGCGCGCCTACCGCGGTGACGTCAGCCCACGCCAGGCGCTCAAGCAGACCGCGGCCGACTACCGCGACCAGGCCGGACGTTAG
- a CDS encoding LacI family DNA-binding transcriptional regulator: MTTPASRRPRRGPGMTEVARAAGVSQKTVSRVVNGEPHVSPEVRDRVLRAVEELGYRPNSAARALLLGRYRRIGVVSLGSALYGPATLLLALERAMHRKGYAFTLAGTLEGQPVQVAVEALLEQGVDGIVLSEPIDDGTPLRLSADVPVVSLGEGVEVGHGNSAVVGADGVAAARTATEHLLSLGHRTVWHIPGPHDWWAARDRARGWREALAAAGAPEPPLPVEGDWSPASGYTAGRQLAQLSDVTAVFAANDDMAIGALRAFAEAGRSVPGDVSVVGFDDIPAAAYLAPPLTTVRQDFTAVADRAVDVLIAMIEDRPVPAEHTPTATELTVRASSGPVREPAPPLR; encoded by the coding sequence ATGACGACACCCGCCTCCCGCCGTCCTCGCCGCGGCCCCGGCATGACCGAGGTCGCGCGCGCCGCCGGTGTCTCCCAGAAGACCGTGTCTCGGGTCGTCAACGGCGAACCGCACGTCAGCCCGGAGGTGCGCGACCGCGTGCTCCGGGCCGTGGAGGAGCTGGGCTACCGCCCGAACAGCGCGGCGCGCGCCCTGCTCCTCGGCCGCTACCGACGGATCGGCGTGGTCTCGCTCGGCAGCGCGCTCTACGGCCCCGCCACCCTGCTCCTCGCCCTGGAGCGGGCCATGCACCGCAAGGGATACGCCTTCACCCTGGCCGGAACCCTGGAGGGACAGCCGGTCCAGGTCGCCGTGGAGGCGCTCCTGGAACAGGGCGTGGACGGCATCGTCCTGTCCGAGCCGATCGACGACGGCACACCCCTGCGCCTGAGCGCGGACGTGCCGGTGGTCAGCCTCGGCGAAGGCGTCGAGGTCGGCCACGGCAACAGCGCCGTCGTCGGCGCCGACGGGGTCGCGGCCGCCCGGACCGCCACCGAGCACCTGCTCTCCCTGGGACACCGCACCGTCTGGCACATCCCGGGACCGCACGACTGGTGGGCCGCCCGCGACCGCGCCCGCGGGTGGCGCGAGGCCCTCGCCGCCGCCGGTGCCCCCGAACCCCCGCTGCCGGTCGAGGGCGACTGGAGCCCCGCCTCCGGCTACACGGCCGGCCGTCAGCTCGCCCAACTCTCCGACGTCACCGCCGTGTTCGCCGCCAACGACGACATGGCGATCGGCGCGCTGCGGGCCTTCGCCGAGGCGGGCCGGTCCGTCCCCGGTGACGTCAGCGTCGTCGGCTTCGACGACATCCCCGCCGCCGCCTATCTCGCCCCGCCCCTGACCACCGTCCGCCAGGACTTCACCGCGGTCGCCGACCGGGCCGTCGACGTGCTCATCGCCATGATCGAGGACAGACCCGTCCCGGCCGAACACACGCCCACCGCAACCGAGTTGACCGTACGGGCCTCCAGCGGCCCGGTACGCGAACCCGCACCACCCCTTCGCTGA
- a CDS encoding response regulator transcription factor — MTSILIATGQALQRVGLRMLLESQPDLTVVGEAAPGPETVRLSALLRPDVVLLDSRSGDADTAETVRRIAHAPDGPAPHVLLLTADDDTSPYAALRAGAAGHLPEGATAEELVAAVRVVAAGDVVVSPGLTRALIDAVRNQRALDGPAPGNRLGSLTGRERDVLAAVASGDSNSEIADRLSIAPTTVKSHVSNILTKIGARGRVQAVVFAYESGLVRPAQHVLHA, encoded by the coding sequence ATGACCAGCATCCTCATCGCCACCGGCCAGGCACTTCAGCGTGTCGGCCTCCGTATGCTCCTGGAGTCGCAGCCCGATCTGACCGTGGTCGGCGAGGCGGCACCCGGGCCCGAGACGGTCCGGCTCAGCGCCCTGCTCCGGCCGGACGTCGTCCTGCTGGACAGCCGTAGCGGCGACGCGGACACCGCGGAGACGGTGCGCCGCATCGCCCATGCTCCGGACGGGCCCGCGCCGCACGTCCTGCTGCTCACCGCGGACGACGACACCTCGCCCTACGCCGCCCTGCGCGCCGGGGCCGCCGGGCATCTGCCCGAGGGGGCCACCGCGGAGGAACTCGTCGCGGCCGTCCGGGTCGTGGCCGCCGGGGACGTCGTCGTCTCCCCCGGGCTGACCCGCGCGCTCATCGACGCCGTCCGCAACCAGCGGGCCCTGGACGGTCCGGCGCCGGGCAACCGGCTGGGCAGCCTCACGGGACGCGAGCGCGACGTGCTCGCCGCGGTCGCCTCCGGCGACTCCAACTCCGAGATCGCCGACCGGCTCTCCATCGCGCCGACCACGGTGAAGTCCCACGTCAGCAACATCCTCACCAAGATCGGCGCCCGCGGCCGGGTCCAGGCGGTCGTCTTCGCCTACGAGTCGGGCCTGGTGCGACCGGCCCAGCACGTGCTGCACGCGTGA
- a CDS encoding NAD(P)/FAD-dependent oxidoreductase, translating into MSDGDVVVIGGGYAGVRLAKRLDPTARVTLVDRKEVFFHRISSLRAGVRREWTVTPFIPYDRLLRHGRVVVGKAVTIDTAERRVLLADGTRLPYDVVVIATGADYPAPARFGGTTTEEAVKTFNEHQQKIAFAEHILVVGGGPSGVELSAEIRLARPDVRVTLAHSGPALLSNTGSERAGRRALAWLEAHDVEIRLNSFMSPGNDFGTYREAHGDVISADLSFWATGTTPNTLWLRLAGHGDWLNPSGHVKVDRALRAEGHLDVFAVGDVNDASELKITPAALAQADLAAWNIRAHLNSSGRHRKEPRFYRPIHRTPLIVPFGPADGVTMLPVPGGETAVLGGRTTTLAKAKTLMTPYMRRQLGYTAA; encoded by the coding sequence GTGAGCGACGGCGACGTAGTGGTGATCGGTGGCGGATATGCGGGCGTCCGGCTCGCCAAACGGCTGGACCCCACGGCGCGGGTCACCCTGGTGGACCGCAAGGAGGTCTTCTTCCACCGCATCTCCTCCCTGCGCGCCGGTGTGCGCAGGGAGTGGACGGTGACCCCGTTCATCCCGTACGACCGGCTGCTGCGCCACGGCCGGGTCGTCGTCGGCAAGGCGGTCACCATCGACACCGCCGAACGGCGGGTGCTGCTGGCAGACGGGACGCGGCTGCCGTACGACGTGGTGGTGATCGCGACCGGCGCCGACTATCCGGCGCCGGCCCGGTTCGGCGGGACCACCACCGAGGAGGCGGTGAAGACCTTCAACGAGCACCAGCAGAAGATCGCTTTCGCCGAGCACATCCTCGTGGTCGGCGGCGGACCCTCGGGCGTCGAGCTCAGCGCCGAGATCCGGCTGGCCCGGCCGGACGTCCGGGTCACGCTCGCGCACTCCGGTCCCGCGCTGCTGAGCAACACCGGCAGCGAGCGGGCCGGACGCAGGGCGCTCGCCTGGCTGGAGGCCCACGACGTGGAGATCCGGCTGAACTCCTTCATGTCGCCGGGCAACGACTTCGGCACCTACCGCGAAGCCCACGGCGACGTCATCTCCGCCGACCTCTCCTTCTGGGCCACCGGCACCACGCCCAACACGCTCTGGCTGCGCCTCGCCGGACACGGCGACTGGCTGAACCCGTCCGGGCATGTGAAGGTCGACCGGGCGCTGCGGGCCGAGGGGCACCTGGACGTCTTCGCGGTCGGCGACGTCAACGACGCCAGCGAGCTGAAGATCACCCCGGCCGCGCTCGCCCAGGCCGACCTCGCCGCCTGGAACATCCGCGCCCACCTGAACAGTTCGGGCCGCCACCGCAAGGAGCCCCGCTTCTACCGACCCATCCACCGCACCCCACTGATCGTCCCCTTCGGCCCGGCCGACGGCGTGACGATGCTCCCGGTGCCGGGCGGCGAGACGGCGGTCCTCGGCGGCCGCACGACCACTTTGGCCAAGGCGAAGACGTTGATGACGCCGTACATGCGACGCCAACTCGGCTACACCGCCGCGTGA
- a CDS encoding DUF3224 domain-containing protein has translation MRADGTFSVKAFVPTELKPEPPVVTGLPVGVATIEKHFEGEVAGRAATLFTAAYDQESGVGTYVAMESFEGSLHGRSGAFNFVHSATTSGSDRSAEFFHIVPASGTGDLAGISGTGGLAVDADGTHRIWLEYELGAGDA, from the coding sequence ATGAGAGCCGACGGAACATTCAGCGTCAAAGCGTTCGTGCCGACCGAGCTGAAGCCGGAGCCGCCGGTCGTCACCGGGCTCCCGGTCGGCGTCGCGACGATCGAGAAGCACTTCGAGGGCGAGGTCGCCGGCCGTGCGGCGACCTTGTTCACCGCCGCCTACGACCAGGAGTCCGGCGTCGGCACCTATGTGGCCATGGAGTCCTTCGAGGGCTCCCTGCACGGCCGGTCCGGCGCCTTCAACTTCGTGCACTCGGCGACGACCTCCGGCAGCGACCGCAGCGCGGAGTTCTTCCACATCGTACCCGCCAGCGGCACCGGCGACCTGGCGGGCATCTCCGGCACCGGCGGCCTCGCGGTCGACGCCGACGGCACCCACCGCATCTGGCTGGAGTACGAGTTGGGCGCCGGGGACGCCTGA
- a CDS encoding YceI family protein, which translates to MALALLRRRRSKAALAEAAGLSVPLPQGAGAVAREIVDPMGSPMGGADVTVTALDTHRVAARGTTDPYGYFVAVLPPGRYSLLAAAEGLQPHRETVEVGPTGSAPAERVWLQPAQALQLPTPGVWLFDPPHTAIRFIAKHVGMAHVHGRFERFEGGIQVAQDMSQSRVQVRIDASSITTGNTTRDNHLRSGDFLDVERFPHIDFVSTRFAYRGGSKWTLQGTLTMHGVSRSVALDTTYLGTVNGGYGEELRCAALATAELHREDYTLNWRSMLARGIAVVGPTVQLELDVQAMYRTHDTPTPPE; encoded by the coding sequence ATGGCCCTCGCACTCCTCAGGCGCCGGCGGTCCAAGGCTGCCCTTGCCGAGGCGGCGGGCCTCTCCGTCCCCCTCCCGCAAGGCGCGGGCGCCGTGGCCCGTGAGATCGTCGACCCGATGGGCTCGCCCATGGGAGGCGCCGACGTCACCGTCACCGCCCTGGACACCCACCGCGTCGCGGCGCGCGGGACGACCGACCCCTACGGCTACTTCGTCGCCGTACTCCCGCCCGGCCGCTACAGCCTGCTGGCCGCGGCCGAGGGGCTCCAGCCGCACCGCGAGACCGTCGAGGTCGGGCCCACCGGGTCGGCACCCGCCGAGCGGGTCTGGCTCCAGCCCGCCCAGGCACTCCAACTGCCCACGCCCGGCGTCTGGTTGTTCGATCCGCCGCACACCGCGATCCGTTTCATCGCCAAGCACGTCGGCATGGCGCACGTGCACGGCCGCTTCGAGCGCTTCGAGGGCGGGATCCAGGTCGCGCAGGACATGTCCCAGTCCCGGGTCCAGGTCCGCATCGACGCCTCCAGCATCACCACCGGCAACACCACCCGCGACAACCACCTGCGCTCCGGCGACTTCCTCGACGTCGAACGCTTCCCGCACATCGACTTCGTCAGCACCCGCTTCGCCTACCGCGGCGGCAGCAAGTGGACCCTCCAGGGCACCCTGACCATGCACGGCGTGAGCCGCTCGGTCGCCCTGGACACCACCTATCTGGGCACGGTCAACGGCGGCTACGGCGAGGAACTGCGCTGCGCGGCCCTCGCCACGGCGGAACTCCACCGCGAGGACTACACCCTGAACTGGCGGTCCATGCTGGCCCGGGGCATCGCGGTCGTCGGCCCCACCGTCCAGCTGGAACTCGACGTCCAGGCCATGTACCGCACCCACGACACGCCGACCCCGCCCGAGTAG
- a CDS encoding maleylacetate reductase: MTYMGDFTHESRPGRVVFRPGAAVTATPAEAEHLGLRRLLVVCGSRGESVARAVADALGDRCAGLHAEARMHVPVEDSDRAEAAARAVGADGVVAVGGGSSIGLGKAIALRTALPLIAVPSTYSGSEMTPVWGLTEAGVKRTGRDPKVQPRSVVYDPELTLSLPVPLTVTSGVNALAHAVEALYAPDTSPLIALMAEEGVRAMAEALPLLAARPADLDARGRALYAAWLCGACLGSTTMGLHHKLCHVLGGTFGLPHAETHTVVLPYALAYNAPAVPGALSVLSRALDADDPSHALWDLAGRLGAPRSLAELGLEETDVAEAAAQVAGQPYANPRPVTTDGVRAVLQAAFEGRRP; the protein is encoded by the coding sequence ATGACGTACATGGGCGACTTCACCCATGAGAGCCGCCCCGGCCGGGTCGTCTTCCGGCCCGGCGCCGCCGTGACCGCCACCCCAGCCGAGGCCGAACACCTGGGCCTGCGGCGGCTGTTGGTGGTGTGCGGCAGCCGGGGCGAGTCCGTCGCACGGGCGGTCGCGGACGCACTCGGCGACCGCTGTGCCGGGCTGCACGCGGAGGCCCGGATGCACGTCCCCGTCGAGGACTCCGACCGGGCCGAGGCGGCGGCACGTGCGGTGGGCGCGGACGGGGTCGTCGCGGTCGGCGGCGGCTCCTCCATCGGCCTCGGCAAGGCGATCGCCCTGCGCACCGCACTGCCCCTGATCGCCGTGCCGTCGACCTACTCGGGCTCCGAGATGACCCCCGTCTGGGGCCTCACGGAGGCCGGGGTCAAGCGCACCGGCCGCGACCCGAAGGTCCAGCCCCGCAGTGTCGTCTACGACCCCGAGCTGACCCTCTCCCTGCCGGTGCCCTTGACCGTGACCAGCGGCGTCAACGCCCTCGCACACGCCGTCGAGGCCCTCTACGCCCCCGACACCTCCCCGCTGATCGCGCTGATGGCCGAGGAGGGCGTACGGGCGATGGCCGAGGCGCTCCCGCTGCTCGCCGCGCGGCCCGCTGACCTGGACGCGCGGGGCCGGGCCCTGTACGCGGCATGGCTGTGCGGGGCCTGCCTCGGCTCCACCACCATGGGCCTGCACCACAAGCTCTGCCACGTCCTCGGCGGCACCTTCGGCCTGCCGCACGCCGAGACCCACACGGTCGTCCTGCCGTACGCCCTCGCCTACAACGCCCCCGCCGTTCCCGGGGCGTTGTCCGTGCTGAGCCGGGCACTCGACGCCGACGACCCGTCACACGCCCTGTGGGACCTGGCCGGGCGCCTCGGCGCTCCGCGCTCCCTCGCCGAACTCGGCCTCGAGGAGACCGACGTGGCCGAGGCGGCCGCACAGGTGGCGGGGCAGCCGTACGCCAATCCGCGTCCCGTGACGACGGACGGCGTGCGGGCTGTGCTCCAGGCGGCCTTCGAGGGCCGCCGGCCGTGA